In Chiroxiphia lanceolata isolate bChiLan1 chromosome 2, bChiLan1.pri, whole genome shotgun sequence, a single genomic region encodes these proteins:
- the LOC116782529 gene encoding cell cycle control protein 50C-like — MSDKGPITFLQPLIASQPIAMNCALHLLPYGRILPYCGSLPYTVCKQRQRNRDYSDKCSDCSKFRENSFNWNKECLCSVNFTLKEDILGDVFMYYGLQNFYQNHRRYVISRSDAQLLGRNVNIQRSYCAPFTTYKNGTPMAPCGAIANSMFNDTIDLFYNRNSSVIQVPLLKTGNSWWTDKNVKFRNPESYNLSSAFAGTARPPYWQKPVYLLDEGDERNTGYVNDDFIIWMRVSAFATFRNLYRRVRRIRHFADGLPAGNYTFRISYNFPVSKFKGRKHVILSTVVWSGGSNPFLGIAYVVSGTAATLAGFVITAIHLKLRKKKTYFQRQ, encoded by the exons ATGAGTGATAAAGGACCCATAACCTTTTTACAACCTTTAATTGCGTCTCAGCCAATAGCAATGAAT TGTGCTCTCCATCTTCTTCCTTACGGGCGCATTCTGCCTTACTGTGGGAGTCTGCCTTATACTGTCTGCAAACAGCGTCAGAGAAATCGAG ATTATTCAGATAAATGCTCAGATTGTTCAAAATTCCGTGAAAATTCCTTTAACTGGAATAAGGAATGCCTTTGTTCTGTTAATTTCACGCTAAAGGAAGATATATTG GGTGATGTTTTTATGTACTATGGTCTGCAAAACTTTTATCAAAACCATCGTCGATATGTGATCTCCAGAAGTGACGCACAATTGTTGGGTCGAAATGTAAat ATTCAGAGGAGCTACTGTGCACCCTTCACAACCTACAAAAATGGGACCCCCATGGCGCCGTGCGGGGCTATTGCCAACAGCATGTTCAATG ATACTATTGATCTTTTTTACAATCGTAACTCATCTGTGATTCAAGTGCCACTGCTGAAGACTGGAAACAGTTGGTGGACagataaaaatgtgaaatttcgCAATCCTGAATCATACAATCTCTCTTCTGCATTTGCAG GGACAGCAAGACCTCCTTACTGGCAGAAACCAGTGTATTTGTTAGACGAGGGAGATGAGAGGAACACCGGTTATGTCAATGATGACTTCATCATCTGGATGCGAGTGTCGGCCTTTGCCACGTTCAGAAATCTTTACCGCCGTGTCAGACGGATCAGGCACTTTGCGGATGGGCTGCCAGCAGGGAATTACACGTTCCGGATTTCCTACA ATTTCCCTGTTTCCAAATTCAAGGGAAGGAAGCACGTGATTCTCTCAACTGTGGTATGGAGTGGAGGAAGTAACCCATTCCTGGGAATTGCCTATGTGGTTTCTGGCACAGCAGCAACCCTGGCAGGTTTTGTCATAACTGCCATCCACTTGAAgctcagaaaaaagaaaacatactttcAGAGGCAATAA